In Neisseria dentiae, one DNA window encodes the following:
- a CDS encoding DUF488 domain-containing protein — protein sequence MNITVQRIYDYQTDAAGTETAVLVDRLYPRGVPKEKMAGVQWLKTLAPSAELRRWYHENPEQRFDAFAARYQEELQGSEQQQAAGRLKAWAQEGGVVLLTAVKNPERSHVSVLLDVLGAPFVRA from the coding sequence ATGAACATAACCGTACAACGTATTTACGATTACCAAACCGATGCGGCGGGCACGGAAACGGCGGTGTTGGTTGACCGCCTTTACCCGCGCGGCGTACCCAAAGAAAAAATGGCCGGGGTGCAGTGGTTGAAAACTTTGGCGCCCAGCGCAGAACTGCGCCGCTGGTATCACGAAAATCCCGAACAACGGTTCGACGCATTTGCCGCCCGTTATCAGGAAGAATTGCAGGGCAGCGAACAGCAGCAGGCGGCAGGCCGTCTGAAAGCGTGGGCGCAAGAAGGCGGCGTGGTGCTCTTAACGGCGGTGAAAAATCCCGAACGTTCGCATGTTTCAGTGTTGCTGGATGTTTTGGGTGCACCGTTTGTGCGCGCGTGA
- the bioD gene encoding dethiobiotin synthase, which translates to MQQQVYFVTGTDTEAGKTFCTAAMLQAAARAGRRSIGFKPVASGEDGSGINTDVAALQAASAVCLPYTLHNIYTFAEATAPHLAAADSGTLIETAALGRGLAEIKKHGDFVLVEGAGGWLTPLCGQTDFADWVAAERLAVILVVGLKLGCINHALLTAQAVRQAGLPLAGWVANCLSAQPHRFADYLAALQARIPAPLLGVMPFLPQACAAEAAAYVDVSALLSAPAYAADGLNGFAR; encoded by the coding sequence ATGCAGCAGCAAGTTTATTTCGTTACCGGCACCGACACTGAAGCAGGCAAAACATTTTGTACCGCCGCGATGCTGCAAGCCGCAGCACGGGCGGGGCGGCGCAGCATCGGTTTCAAGCCCGTGGCTTCGGGGGAGGATGGTTCCGGCATCAACACCGATGTAGCCGCTTTGCAGGCTGCATCCGCCGTGTGCCTGCCTTATACCCTGCACAATATTTACACCTTTGCCGAAGCCACCGCACCGCATCTGGCCGCCGCCGATAGCGGCACGCTTATTGAAACGGCGGCATTGGGTCGCGGGTTGGCCGAAATCAAAAAACATGGTGATTTCGTGTTGGTGGAAGGCGCGGGCGGCTGGCTGACTCCGTTGTGCGGGCAAACCGATTTTGCCGATTGGGTGGCGGCAGAGCGGCTGGCCGTGATATTGGTGGTGGGTTTGAAGCTCGGTTGCATCAATCACGCCCTGCTAACTGCGCAGGCCGTGCGGCAGGCAGGTTTGCCGCTGGCGGGGTGGGTGGCAAACTGTTTGAGCGCACAACCCCACCGTTTTGCAGACTACCTGGCTGCTTTGCAGGCGCGTATTCCCGCGCCGCTGCTCGGTGTGATGCCGTTTCTGCCGCAGGCGTGTGCGGCAGAAGCCGCTGCTTATGTGGACGTGTCGGCTTTATTGTCGGCACCGGCATATGCGGCGGATGGATTAAACGGGTTTGCCCGGTGA
- a CDS encoding alanine/glycine:cation symporter family protein, which translates to MEALHNFFDTVGGWVWGPVMLVFLVGTGVLLTVLLKGLQFSMLGYALKQAFMPHHKKGDGSDHDGDISHFGALMTALSATIGTGNIAGVATAVVAGGPGAVFWMWITAIFGMATKYGEGVLAVKYRVVNKKGEMSGGPMYYIERGLGSNWKWLAYAFALFGTIASFGIGSSVQSNSVAQAVHASFNIDTVYTGVALTVLTAIVVLGGIRSIAKASSLIVPLMAVFYVAGGLVIILANLDLVVPALKLILTDAFTGQAVAGGAIGSVIRYGVARGVFSNEAGMGSAPIAAAAAKTDHPVRQALVSMTGTFLDTIIVCSITGIVLVMGLLGAGGEFVKPEITGAALTTATFDRLLPGPGGWVVTIGLMFFAYSTILGWCYYGEKCAAYVFGDGFANIYRVVYVASVMLGTVVSLDLVWLAADTFNGLMAIPNLIALVLLSGVIVKETKDFKAKRKSGELP; encoded by the coding sequence ATGGAAGCCTTGCATAATTTTTTCGATACCGTAGGCGGCTGGGTTTGGGGGCCGGTGATGCTGGTGTTCCTCGTCGGCACCGGTGTGCTGCTCACCGTGCTGCTCAAGGGTTTGCAATTCAGTATGTTGGGCTATGCGCTCAAACAGGCTTTTATGCCGCATCATAAAAAAGGTGACGGCAGCGACCACGACGGCGATATTTCGCATTTCGGCGCATTGATGACCGCGCTGTCGGCCACTATCGGCACGGGCAATATCGCCGGCGTGGCCACCGCCGTGGTGGCGGGCGGCCCCGGTGCGGTGTTTTGGATGTGGATTACCGCCATTTTCGGTATGGCCACCAAATACGGCGAGGGCGTGTTGGCGGTGAAATACCGCGTGGTCAACAAAAAAGGCGAAATGTCGGGCGGCCCGATGTATTACATCGAACGCGGCTTGGGCAGCAACTGGAAATGGCTGGCCTATGCGTTTGCCTTATTCGGCACGATAGCCTCGTTTGGCATCGGCAGCTCGGTGCAGTCTAACTCTGTGGCGCAGGCCGTTCATGCCAGCTTCAATATCGACACCGTTTACACCGGCGTGGCACTAACCGTGTTAACGGCCATCGTGGTGTTGGGCGGTATCCGCAGCATCGCCAAAGCCTCTTCGCTGATTGTGCCGCTGATGGCCGTGTTTTATGTGGCGGGCGGTTTGGTGATTATTTTGGCCAACCTTGATTTGGTGGTGCCCGCCTTGAAACTGATTCTCACCGATGCCTTTACCGGCCAAGCGGTTGCGGGCGGTGCAATCGGCAGCGTTATCCGCTACGGCGTGGCGCGCGGCGTATTTTCCAACGAAGCCGGTATGGGTTCTGCACCGATTGCGGCGGCGGCTGCCAAAACCGACCACCCCGTGCGTCAGGCACTGGTGTCGATGACCGGTACTTTCCTCGATACCATCATCGTGTGTTCGATTACCGGCATCGTGTTGGTGATGGGTTTGCTCGGTGCGGGCGGTGAGTTTGTGAAGCCTGAAATCACCGGCGCGGCACTCACTACCGCCACTTTCGACCGCCTGTTGCCCGGCCCCGGCGGTTGGGTGGTAACCATCGGCCTGATGTTCTTTGCTTATTCAACCATTTTGGGTTGGTGCTACTACGGTGAAAAATGCGCGGCTTATGTGTTCGGCGACGGTTTTGCCAATATTTACCGCGTGGTTTATGTGGCCTCTGTAATGCTCGGCACCGTGGTCAGCTTGGATTTGGTATGGCTGGCTGCCGACACCTTCAACGGTTTGATGGCTATTCCGAACTTGATTGCTTTGGTTCTGCTTTCCGGCGTGATTGTGAAAGAAACCAAAGATTTCAAAGCCAAACGCAAGAGCGGCGAGCTGCCTTAA
- the apaG gene encoding Co2+/Mg2+ efflux protein ApaG, with protein sequence MNEIEIIVEPSFSAEQSNIAKDKYVFSYDITIRNNSDEVITLRNRHWRITDAHGEVEKVSGVGVVGEQPVLYPGEDYYYSSGAHLNTPWGCMEGSYEFEDSYGERFSVPIPKFDLRADVVVH encoded by the coding sequence ATGAACGAAATCGAAATTATCGTAGAGCCGAGTTTTTCGGCGGAACAAAGCAATATCGCCAAAGATAAATATGTGTTCAGTTACGACATTACCATCCGCAACAACAGCGATGAAGTGATTACCTTGCGCAACCGCCATTGGCGGATTACCGATGCGCACGGCGAAGTGGAAAAAGTGTCGGGCGTGGGCGTGGTGGGTGAGCAGCCCGTGCTGTATCCCGGCGAAGATTATTATTACAGCAGCGGCGCGCATCTCAACACGCCGTGGGGCTGCATGGAAGGCAGTTATGAGTTTGAAGACAGTTACGGCGAACGGTTTTCGGTGCCGATTCCCAAGTTTGATTTAAGGGCGGACGTGGTGGTGCATTAA